A single region of the Streptomyces sp. NBC_00425 genome encodes:
- the ggt gene encoding gamma-glutamyltransferase: MRRPVARKLSVLAVSAAVVTVGAAAPPAPQRAPVAKVPVAVGYGGAVASVDADASAAGIEVLRRGGNAVDAAVATAAALGVTEPYSSGVGGGGYFVYYDAKSRTVQTIDGRETAPLTADSGLFLENGKPLAFADAVTSGLGVGTPGTPATWATALSRWGSERLGTVLKPAERLARDGFTVDDTFRTQTAANEARFRYFPDTAELFLPGGRLPVVGSTFKNPDLARTYQELGRKGVDAIYRGDLGEDIVSTVNHPPVDPASGWNARPGGLSARDLAAYRAKLQAPTRTSYRGLGVYSIAPSSSGGTTVGEALNILERTNLSKASEAQYLHHFIEASRIAFADRGRWVGDPAFEDVPTKQLLSQRYADSRACLIKDDAVLISPLAPGDPRKPAACATGGTAAPTTYEGENTTHLTVADKWGNVVSYTLTIEQTGGSGITVPGRGFLLNNELTDFSFAPANPAVHDPNLPGPGKRPRSSISPTIVLDKHDRPVVALGSPGGATIITTVLQTLTEFLDRRLPLVDAIAAPRASQRNAAQTELEPALYGDTSPGGLRARLEAIGHSFKLNPEIGAATAVQRLPDGRWLAAAETVRRGGGSAQVVHPAR, from the coding sequence ATGCGTCGCCCTGTCGCGCGGAAACTGTCGGTCCTGGCGGTCTCGGCCGCCGTGGTCACGGTGGGGGCCGCCGCGCCACCCGCCCCCCAGAGAGCCCCCGTCGCCAAGGTCCCGGTCGCCGTCGGCTACGGCGGAGCCGTCGCCAGCGTGGACGCGGACGCCTCGGCGGCCGGTATCGAGGTGCTGCGGCGGGGCGGCAACGCCGTCGACGCGGCCGTCGCCACCGCCGCCGCCCTCGGCGTCACCGAGCCCTACTCGTCCGGTGTCGGCGGAGGCGGCTACTTCGTCTACTACGACGCCAAGTCCCGTACCGTGCAGACCATCGACGGCCGCGAGACGGCGCCGCTGACCGCGGACTCCGGCCTCTTCCTGGAGAACGGCAAACCGCTCGCCTTCGCAGACGCCGTCACCAGCGGCCTCGGCGTCGGCACGCCGGGCACGCCCGCCACCTGGGCGACCGCCCTGTCCCGCTGGGGCAGCGAGCGGCTCGGCACGGTCCTCAAGCCCGCCGAGCGCCTGGCCCGCGACGGCTTCACCGTCGACGACACCTTCCGCACCCAGACCGCGGCGAACGAGGCGCGCTTCCGCTACTTCCCGGACACCGCGGAGCTGTTCCTGCCCGGCGGACGGCTGCCGGTCGTCGGCTCGACGTTCAAGAACCCCGATCTCGCGCGCACCTACCAGGAGTTGGGCAGGAAGGGCGTCGACGCGATCTACCGCGGCGATCTCGGCGAGGACATCGTCTCCACGGTGAACCACCCGCCCGTGGACCCGGCCTCCGGCTGGAACGCACGGCCGGGCGGCCTGTCCGCCAGGGACCTCGCGGCCTACCGGGCCAAGCTGCAGGCGCCCACCAGGACGTCGTACCGCGGCCTCGGCGTCTACTCCATCGCCCCCTCCTCCTCGGGCGGCACGACCGTCGGCGAGGCCCTCAACATCCTCGAGCGGACGAACCTGTCGAAGGCGAGCGAGGCGCAGTACCTGCACCACTTCATCGAGGCGAGCAGGATCGCGTTCGCGGACCGCGGGCGCTGGGTCGGCGACCCCGCCTTCGAGGACGTCCCGACGAAGCAGCTGCTGTCGCAGCGGTACGCCGACTCGCGCGCCTGCCTCATCAAGGACGACGCCGTCCTCATCAGCCCCCTCGCGCCCGGCGACCCGCGCAAGCCCGCCGCCTGCGCCACCGGCGGCACGGCGGCCCCGACGACGTACGAGGGCGAGAACACCACCCACCTCACCGTCGCCGACAAGTGGGGCAACGTCGTCTCCTACACGCTCACCATCGAGCAGACCGGCGGCAGCGGCATCACCGTGCCCGGCCGCGGCTTCCTCCTCAACAACGAGCTGACCGACTTCTCCTTCGCCCCGGCCAACCCGGCCGTGCACGACCCGAACCTGCCCGGTCCCGGCAAGCGGCCGCGTTCGTCGATCTCGCCGACGATCGTCCTGGACAAGCACGACAGGCCCGTCGTGGCACTGGGGTCGCCCGGCGGCGCGACCATCATCACCACCGTGCTGCAGACCCTGACCGAGTTCCTCGACCGCCGGCTGCCGCTCGTCGACGCGATCGCGGCGCCGCGCGCCAGCCAGCGCAACGCCGCCCAGACGGAGCTGGAGCCCGCCCTCTACGGCGACACCTCCCCGGGCGGCCTGCGGGCCCGGCTCGAGGCCATCGGCCACTCGTTCAAGCTCAACCCCGAGATCGGGGCGGCGACAGCCGTGCAGCGGCTGCCCGACGGCAGGTGGCTGGCCGCCGCCGAGACCGTGCGGCGCGGCGGCGGGTCGGCCCAGGTGGTGCACCCCGCACGGTAG